In the Oceanibaculum indicum P24 genome, CGGCTGGCGGCCCCTTAGAGACTGGTCAGGACGCTCGCTGCAAAAGGGAGTGACCGGCCATGCTCCCCTCAGCCGGTGGCGGAGGCTTCGGTGAGTAGGCCAGGCAGGCTGACGCTCCTTGCCGCCTCATCAATGTCGCGGATCACATTGTCCGGCAGCTTGATGCCGCTGGCCGACAGGTCGGCCGCGCAGCGCGGATACCGGGAAGCGATGCGTCACGAGGCGTCTCCCTGCCATCCGTTCAGCTTGTCGTAGAGCAGGCCCAGCGCTGCATTGTCGAGATCGGCATGACCGGCATTGCACAGGCCGGTCATCAGCTGGTGGGCGAGGCCGGCCGCCGGCTGATAACGCCCGTAATGCGCGCCGACGGCGGTCGCGATGCCGAGGTCCTTTTTCATCAGCGCGGCGCGGAAGCCGCCCTGCAGCGTGCCTTCCAGATAGCGCAGCCCGTGCCCTTCCAGAACGCCGCTGCGCCCGGTACCGGTGGAAACCACCTCGCGCATCACCTTCGGGTCGATGCCGGCGGCACGGGCGATGGCAACCGCCTCGCACACGCCCATTAGATTCACCGCCACCATCAGCTGGTTGCAGGCCTTCAGCGCCTGCCCGGCGCCCTGCGGACCGACATGGTGGATGTTCTTGCCCATCGCCGCGAAGGCGGGTTGTGCGCGCGCCACCACAGCTTCCTCGCCGCCGATCATGATGGTCAGCGTGCCCTCGTCCGCGCCCTTCTTGCCGCCGCTGATCGGCGCATCCAGGAAATCGGCGCCCGCCTCTTTCAGGGACGTGGCGATCTCCTGCGCCTCGAACGGTGCGATGGTCGAGCAATCGACCAGCAGCCCGCCTTTCCAGCCCTCTGCTGCCAACCCGTCCTCGCCCAGCGCGATCCCGTGCACGGCGGCGGCATCGGGCACGCAGGAGATCACCAGCTTGCAGGCAGCGGCCAGCGCCTTTGGTGTGGCAGCGGTCGAGGCACCCAGGCCCTTGAAGGTTTCAGCCTTCGCTGCGTCGCGTGTCCATACTGTCACGTCGAAGCCTGCCTTCAGCAGGTTGCGGGCCATGCCATTGCCCATCACGCCCAGGCCGATGAAACCGATTTTTTCAGCCATTCTCTAAATCCTCCAGTCAGGAAAATTGACGTCGGCGCGCCGAGCGGCGGCGCATCTCGCAGTGAAAGGTAAACCCCATCAGCGCGATGGCCAGCAGGATCAGGCCGGTGGCGATGGAACTCTCAGCGAAGATC is a window encoding:
- a CDS encoding NAD(P)-dependent oxidoreductase; the encoded protein is MAEKIGFIGLGVMGNGMARNLLKAGFDVTVWTRDAAKAETFKGLGASTAATPKALAAACKLVISCVPDAAAVHGIALGEDGLAAEGWKGGLLVDCSTIAPFEAQEIATSLKEAGADFLDAPISGGKKGADEGTLTIMIGGEEAVVARAQPAFAAMGKNIHHVGPQGAGQALKACNQLMVAVNLMGVCEAVAIARAAGIDPKVMREVVSTGTGRSGVLEGHGLRYLEGTLQGGFRAALMKKDLGIATAVGAHYGRYQPAAGLAHQLMTGLCNAGHADLDNAALGLLYDKLNGWQGDAS